The genomic DNA CAAGACAAGACTTGgagttacattttaattttgtcaaaaatactaaacaaataaaatctgacTGACTGAATAAGCAGTTATATGAACCATGCTGTGATGGCAAAGTAAAGCTTGACCACTGATTACTGAGAAGAGTCATGATTAATTCTTCCAATGGCAATTTttggtaaaaatataaaaaaataatcaacaacaacaaaaatcttaACTAGTCTTTCTACACAATGTGTCACCGTCTTTAGTCTCTTCTCTGTGAGATTTTTAGCCAGATGAAACTTTTTCATCACATCAAAATTCACTGTATGTCAAAATTTGTCTTTTAGTGTGAATAATTCAGTGTTTAACTTTGTTTTGCCTGATTTCTGTAATGCTTTGTGGCTCCAGCAGAGGGAGGTAAGAAGCAGAAACTGTTCACAGCAGCTTCAATTCACAGCAGAACAGGTCGATTTACGGCTGTTTGGATCTGCCGTAAAGCGGAACGCGTGGAAACGGAGGAAGGTTAAAGTGACTCTGACAAACACGGTAAAGACTCATATTTAATGatatttattgaaatttttGACAGCATGTGAACAGATGCGCTGCATCCTAGACTTTATATATCGTCTCTAAACATCGTTAGAGTGTAAAAGTCGTAAAGTGACAGCGGCCTGTCGTTATCATGAACAGTCTGTCATTGAAGGAGAGTCTGAGGAGCAGAAACGgcagaataaaaacacagaaatataaaCTACTGATAAATTCACACAACAGTCGTAATTAGTTAAtacattaataaactcaaatgaGTCAAATGAGGCTTCATGTTTGggtgtttttacagtaaatgttaGTTTCCTGAGTTATCCGTTAGCTGAGCAGCtagttagctaacattagcttgtttAATCGAAATCTAATaatgaagaaaacacagaaaactggAATTGTAGTCTTGTTACTAGATTTTAAAATCgtgcaaaaatatatatttcattaAGTAATCCGTCATTTTGTTAAGATTGGGTGcatttttccaacatatttTGAGGTCAAACTAAAATTACTTAAGATGCAACCTGTAAAAAAACAGGCTTAAAAAAATTACTGCAGAAATAGCGTTTTGATACATATTTCTAGGATATCTACTATTTGTATAATATGTAATAATGAAACCGATACAAACAGCCgttcctgttgttgtcatgaTTTTGTAGTGATCAGGATAACCACTGAAAACAATCaatgttaataaaaaacaaacctaTATGAccatgtttgtgtctttatctgCTTAGAGTTTAGTTTGATCTATTTTTGTGTTATACTGCATTCGTTTAAATTAGGACtgaacaacagctaaaacaatCATATTGagtttattttgacagatattgcTATTGTGGTTTTCATGACATTGTTAGTGGGAATGGGACCTTTTGGAATTTTTTCCACTGTAGTAAATATTACAATTGTGATTTCATTTTTGAGGCTTGTTTCTATAAGTTTGGAGAATGTAATTTACATCAGTATCACCACTGTACTTCATTGATATTATAATTTATATTGAGATACATTTTGCCTTCCACCTTCTGTAGTTTAGATGGTGCACATACGGGGCTTTCTGATCTAGTTTAAGTTTACATTTTCATGtattctgtgatgttttttaaatgaattgtgGCAATCATGAAGGTGTTGGTGGGAAGAAAAGCGGGAACAGTTTAAATAGTTATTGTGTCATGCTTTCTGTCAGACTTCTTCTTTTGAAAATCCATAATTTTGCTTTGAAACTGTAAAGTATTAAGTACTCCAGATGTCATTACTTATCCATTTATCAATATGTACAAAGTTACAAATACACCTACTGAGAGCAGTTTTCCAATTGCAAtaatttagatttaaaatgaaataaaatcagttACAGGCTGTGGAGATATTGCAGCAAAACACATCTAAACACTGAGAGACACCTTTGAATTATGCAGGCAAGCCAACGGCTGAacaattaatcattttttacaACCAATTTTGTGATCTGAAACTATGCACCGAGCAGATCACAAAGGCTGAAGTTTAATATGTATGTTCTGCAGTGCCTCTGacccagattttacatttttgtcccagtaattttacagattcatTAATAACTGTCTAAATTATTTGATTTCATCCTCCTAAGTGTGAATACTTTcagttttctctcctcctctatgTCAGTAAACTCaatatgtttgtgttgttgagAAAAGAAATATATTTGAGGACGAGATGTTGGACTTAAAGAAACACTGATCAACGTTTTGTTTTTCGCTATTTTCCGACTTTTTATACACTAAACAACTGATTGTTTGGTCTAGAAAACAGTGGACAGATTATTCAGCAGCGAAAATAATGATTAggtgtgttgttgttctttaCTGTGAGAGATTTAACCTCAACAATGCAGTGGCTCTAAATGTAGTGGTCTGTAATGGACATGAATGATACTTTTGctgagatagatagatagatagatagatagatagatactttgtTAATCCTGAGGGAATGTCAAGGGAATGCTGTCATTATGTGTTGAGAACAATTcctgttttgtgtatgttttctgtctttgctctCGCCCACTGAATCCTGTCCTGTTCTGATCgtttcttctccctcctcctccagcatcaTGCCGTTCGTGGACATCCAGTCCCGGCTGGGTATAAACGTGGACCgctggctgctgctgcagagcgGAGAGCAGCCCAACAAGCGAGCGGCTCGCTGCCACGCCTTCGAGAAGGAGTGGATCGAATGTTCCCACGGCATCGGACAGACCCGAGCCAAGAAGGAGTGCCAGCTGGAGTTTGAGGATTTCTACGAGTGCATGCACAGGCAGAAGACGGTGAGTTAACGGTAGCTTAGACCACACTGTTTCTGAGCAGGTAACAGCTGCTGGGTCTCATGTAGTCTATAAAAAGGAGTGCAGACCTGTTGCCTTATTATCAGAAATCAAAATGAGCCAAACACCAGATGTGATCTTATTTAGGCCCATTGAGTCGTAATTGAAGTGCAGATGTTGCTCTAAAGGTCACCCAAATGTTCTTTTATAGATCTGGTTTGATTTTACAACAGAGTTCATTCACTATAATTCACCAGCACAGTGGACGAAACAAATCAATGTCCATGGATCGGGCAGTGACGGTTCCTGCTGTGAAATGACCTGTTTTGATTTGTGGGTTTGATTTTCACCAGCAGCACCTGATTTTTAACCATCTGACCTCTTTTAAAACATCTGTCTGCCTCCTATTGGGTTGAGTCCACTGTATTggagcaaaaatgtgaattattttTAGCTTTCTGTTCATCACATGCTGCTCTGTCTTTAAGTTTGTGCTCATGAGAAGCTCTCTTATTTAAACAGTAAATTCtggttttgctttgtttggccTCTACTACGTACAAGCACAGTGGCCACAGCTGGAATGTATTTTTAGACTCGCGTTCTTgttttaaacagtaaaacatgaaTTTGTTTGAAGAATTTACAAGCATTTCTGCATCACTTGGGTCTGGAGGTAAAATAATCCACATATAGCTGCTTAATTCAACACTGTCTGAGCTCTTTCTTGGCTTTGCCTCTTTTTCTTCAgcacattaaataaaacatgctgaagttgcTTGTAAACTCACTGATAGAAGATCAGCCTCAGTGGCTCAGAGCTCTTATTCGGCTTCAATATTTAacttgctgctgtttctgttgacGCCTGCTGCATTAAAGAGGCTGATTGTTGTTCAGAGTTCAGTGTGATGGATGTCAGAGTGGAAGGAAATGTGTCTACAGTTATAAAATCAGCTTAAATCATCTTTAGAACACACCCAGATGGCTtgatttggaggatttttttggcACATTGAAGTGGGAGGAAACTCTGTGAAGCCATACAGGAAAACAATAATACATAGGAATAATAAACGTTTTATGTTGGACAACCGTTTTTGAATTGTGTGAGATGCTGTTCAAGTTATCCTAGAAGATCTTCTGCATCTCTGCTGGATTTTTCAAACATCCTGACTGTGGTTTGGACAGAAAGCAGAACCAGATACGGAGACGCTCTTTTATAGAAAaaggaaatgtggaaaatgttatGACAGGCAGAAAATCAGAGTGAATCGACTAAACAACACCACAGGTAGTTGTGGAAGTTCAGCGAGGTGGAGATGAGttgtagttgggagaaggtcagatttagattacagaccagCTTGGAGACAACCGGTCTGCTTAGTCATGTTAGAATAAACATATCTGTGCTCGATCAGAGCAGACAGTCCTGGCATGTCTTcctcctgcagtgtctgcctgtCGGAAGATAATTTGGGATGACGTCAAGGAGACAGAGTGATGTTTCCATCTCAGAGTTAAGCAGAAGTCGCCCTCCCTGACAGAGCTGAGGTGTCAGCAGCCGTCAGACTGACAGGAGAACAAGTGGaagtgctgcagcagcagaaagtttCAGCCTCGATTCATCACCTCGTTAGTCACGTCTCAGTCTCTCCAACCAGCAGGAAGAAATGCTGACGTAACGAGGATGTCGGCTTCAGTTCACATCCACTTATCAGGTCTGAAGTGTTGGTTGTGTAACAGCTGGATGAGGAACATCAGCGTTGATCACAGCAGCCAGT from Acanthochromis polyacanthus isolate Apoly-LR-REF ecotype Palm Island chromosome 11, KAUST_Apoly_ChrSc, whole genome shotgun sequence includes the following:
- the ndufs5 gene encoding NADH dehydrogenase [ubiquinone] iron-sulfur protein 5 — its product is MPFVDIQSRLGINVDRWLLLQSGEQPNKRAARCHAFEKEWIECSHGIGQTRAKKECQLEFEDFYECMHRQKTHERLHAIRQQRDKLVKEGKYTPPPCHTGKTDESP